CTGCTCCCTTGACAGGATTTCTATGGACGCAGCCCAACGATATGTGTGATTAAAATCACAGTTGTGTTAAAAAATTTGCAAAAGACTGCGCTTGCGAATTTTGGAGTTGCATAAAACAGTCTTGATGGTAACTAAAAGAGAGGATGACGGAACTACCATCAATAGAAGTTATCAACCGTGATCGAACAAACGACGTCGCTGCAGCCAACGTACGTATCGATAAGTGGGCCTGTCTTAGTCAGTTATTGTCGTTGCCCTGGCGAAGGCAGCTACACTATTCGAAACGATTGCTCTAGTGACATACCTTTTTGGTTTGTGTTGATCATTGCAATGTCGACCATCCTTCGAAAAAGCTTACTTTGCCACCTGAAATGGAAGCAGAGACGTGACTGTGTTTCGGGTTTCCCTTTTGCCTACCTCCTAGGGTTGAGAAAATATTTGGCTATCCATTGCTAAAAACAACGTTCAGACAATGTGAAAACTATGTAGCCAAACCGTCACTAATGTTAGCGAAAAAATTACGCCATCTTTGCATTCAGTCATTCAGTGACATTGTAATTATGCCACAGGCAAAAGAATGGCACAGAAAGGAAATTAACACAGTCCATATAGTGACGAAGAATTATATTAactgaaaagaaaaggaaatttgaAGTAATAAAATAACCTTTGCCTGATTCAGGACAGCAGTAATTTCAAATATGTGGAAAAGGCTATCGTTCTTTATTGAGCGAACAGTCGGCTTACGAATATGAGGAGCGTCATGAGGAAAGTTTCATAAAAAATAGCAGCCGCATAACTCATTTGTGTCTCTTcgtgcgcttttctttttcagacaCTTGACCAACATTTGAAGGCCTTCAAGACGCCGGACGTGCGCCTTCCAGGACTGGAACGATACTCCTCGAAGCAGCTGTTTTTCATCTCAAGTGCTTTCGTAAGCTGAATTTAACATCTGCTTGTGACTGAAGCATAACAAATCAAAAACGCTGTAAGTATAGGCACAAAACGACGCAAGCAAGAGAGTAGCGAATTGGTCACCAAATACCACCATCATGTTGCCAGCTGCTTACACCATGACATTCCTTATGAAAAGGGTTTTGTTTCCTTATAAGAAGTACGATTGGATGGCTAGTGGAGTGTCGAAAGTGAAGACAGGAAGCGAAGTGTTGTGCTGCATTATTTTCTGGCGCCACTCGAAAGAATCTCATTTCAGTACATGTTCATATGTATATGGGATACTTTGAGATGCGCATGCACTATGTGCATCAGTGGCCATTTTCAAGTACTTTGCGTTCGCTCTCCATCAGCAAGCACTATTAGGCAAGGCGTTGAATGAAGGAATGAAGGAGGTGGGCCACAAATAAATCAGCTGTACAGAGGACGAGAATAGCCAACGTTCTAGCTGCAGTGGTCGGCACTGCATCGCCTGAAGGGAGCTCAACAACCAAGGTGCCATGTCCTCTCAGCGTCCACTTTTCTGACCTTGACCAGGTGCATCTTTCTCACGTTTCGCGGTCGAGAGGGGgcccttcgtcgtcgtcgtcagaggCTGGCACGTGATCAGctctacgatgaatttgtagctgCTACCAGCTGCTACACCACCAAACACGTTTGAGAGGAATGAGGCTGTCTCGCTCATCTGTAACACACATTAAACGTAATTATAGATAGTGAGAGCATGTGTGGTTCGTCAAGGTTGCCTGTTTGATCAGTTAATATGTCCCATACAAAAAGAAAGGACGGCGCAGATTGCAACGGAACGGAAGATACCAAGCGTAACACAGAAAGACATCAATATGAGATTAAGCTGCATGATAGGACGAGGAAATTTCCAGGCATACGATGGAGTCAGTCGACGCAGGAGAGGCGTAATTATAAATCGCTGGGAAGTGCTTCAGTGGATGTGAAAGAGGGGATTGATTGTCATGATTTATAAAAGAAAATcggcagatccaacgcacacgGGCGAAGTTTGCTTTGATTCTTCCAAGAAATATCTCAACTGCGTCACTGTGACGTGACTCAATGCAGCTCGCTGAATTCCCGCTCTGGTTCCTTTTTCTCTCCTGTACTTGTTTCTCCGCACTTGGttgcttttcttggcttcttcCGTTCTCCGTAGCAGAATTCatgttttttcttttgcttgaGAATACGAATACCCACCCGGTGCCATATGCCGTTTCTAGGGAATTGGCCAAGAATGTTCACATACCCTTTGCTACAAGCGCAGTTTCACATACCTAGTACCCCAAGTTGCTTATTCGGGTACATACCCAATGACGCATGCTCAGTGGCTCAAGCTGTTCTACACTCGACAAGATAGCAGTAGCCGACAGCCAGCAGCCAGCACCGACAAAGTTGAGGGAAGGGTTAAATTGAGCTTCGCTTTAAACCAATAAATTAAACCAGAAGAAACGAAAGCGCAATGTCAGAAAGCGGACGGGACATATATGGGCGTGTCCCGTGCCCGTTCACAAGCAGTACTTGTGACAATGCCCCGCTTGCCATGAACGACTTAATATCTTGCATTAGCACCGCTTCACTTCTCCCGTTGTGCTTCCATTCTGCTTCAAGCTTACGCGAAAGCCAGAGCTTATCATTTGAAGAAATGCTATGCTGCTTCCTGGttactcaagtattattgcgcaacaaaagacatggacgtaagagaagaagaaCACACTCCAAGCGCTTCTCTTACGTCCGCGTCTTGCtgcgcaataatacttgagtaatgAATTACCAAATTGCCCGAAATGCTGCTCTCGTTAAGCTTCCTGGTTCTTGTTAACGATGAAGCAGTGTCTATATTTAGTTATTTGTCCATGTTACTtttgctaaaaaaattacaaCAGATAGTTGAAACTAAGTGAAAGGCGCTAAAGCTGAAATAAATAGTCACCATGCGGCTTTGTAACACAGTCACGTGctcgcattcatttttttcctgAAACATGCGAAGAGTGGAATAACTTGTCACTATCGTTAGTGGCCATAACAGATCCGGTCCTTTTTAGGACCACAATAGAAAACGTAATATTGTGATTATGCCCTAACAAGTCAATGTTGCGATTTGTATTATGGTACGCTTATATTTAGATCTTTATATTAGCCTGTGCCTGTTGAGTTCCTTTACTCTTCGTGTTTATCTTTAAGTGCCTGTTTTGTTTTGCATTGTAATGGTAGAAGTGTTGTtaccttttttttccttgtttttcttatGCGCCTACCCTCTGTAATGTACactgtaccttgagggtatcataaatgaataaataaaaacaaatccTTAAATGAACTGACCAATAAGGCTGCCCTGTAAAGCAGTTTCACGTGAACTTTTCACTGAGTTTGTTTCCGCTGCCAAACTCTTTCGATCGGTGGCTATGCGGTGCTGAACTGAAAACTTAAAAGGGTGGAAAAGGTCAATCCAAAGTGTCTTTCTCCTTGTGGACACTAACGAATGCTGTTATCATTCAGAAGCTGCCCTCTTGGTTATATGTATGCCCCCCTCCCCACTCCCTTCCCATAAAAGTAATAGAATTGAGAACAGTGGCACATTGCACTAACAACCAATGCATTCGCCTTGCAGGTCTGGTGTGGCAGCTTACGCCCGGACGCATTGCGTTTGCAAATAGAATACGACCCCCACAGCCCACGGCGGCAAAGGTGACTTTTTATTATGCTCTTTTTTACACTCATATTTCCTTAATAATAAAACATTGAAAATGAATGTGCTATAAAGCAGGTTTATTCTATTAGAGATATGCCATTTTGTCAAATTTAAGTTGGCACACATGTAACGTTTACTTCGACTTCAATATTAAAAAAGAATAGCGTTAGAAATGTCAAAGCTGTTATAGtttgatttcatttatttcactTCTTTTTCGACGTACCTAAAGCTATTTTTGCAGGTTTTTGATAAGATCCGCGCAGAAATCTAAGGTCCCAAACCCCAGCTAGCTATGTGGGGATTCGCTTGCACAGGCGTGATGCAAAAGTTCTTTCTTACATGTAAGCAATAAATTGATTGCGGACACAATGACAACAGTTCCAGAAGTTCTCGGTTGACCAAAGACACCATAACAGGACCCCCACCCCTCCCACCAATAaaatacgtaaataaataaatacataaaaactGGATCACCGTCTTTACCTTCCCATCTTATGACTAAGGTCTCACAAGTTTGAATAAAATATACCTCTTTTCCCTGCACGAGATTCGCTAATGGCAGTAGAAAACGTCCTCGAATGCAAATGCTGCAGCTGATGTATTCAGGAAATACTTGTTTTAAGACCTACACGTAGGTTCCGTGTCGAACGGAACAATAGGAAAGTACAAATACGAATGCACGCTCCTCGCTCATTCTGTTCACTTCTTTCTCCACACTCGGCGGCTTTTGTTGGCGACTTTTTCACTTTTTCTGCAGCTGACTACTACAATTTTATTGCCGACATCGCTTCTTGCATCTTGTTCCGCTTGTCTACGCCGGCACCTACCTACTGGCACCTACTCAGTCTTGAGGACTGACCAACAATGTTCGCATACCTAGAGTCACATACCGAGTTGCGCATATCCAGTGCAATGTTGTCTACTCGGGCACATACACCATGATACATGCCGAGTTGCACAATGCCTAGTCGCCCAAGTCGGCATCAAAAAGAGCTTATATACCTACAGACATACAGAAAAGTGCGTGAAGTTGCACAATAATGTTAATACCATTATTAAATAGTACCGATGACAGGCTAGGAATATTTTTGGCAGTTCTCGTTTGAAGAACGTCTGACGGTTACGGATCAAGCTGAAATGACTCGTGCTGGACAGATATTTGTCCTGCTTTCGCGATATCTTCTGATTTGCTTGTGTGGCATGTTTGTGGGTCATAAATcctttttctttgtctgtttTGCAGAATAAACGTCTCCTTGAGGAATATGAAATCATTTACTTCAGTATTTCGCTGCGAAGAGAAGGGGAAGATGCAATTCAAGGCCAAAAGCAACGAGACTTGCGTGCTGTGGTGACTTTATTACAATAAACTGATTAAGTTACTGTACTTCAAACAACCCTTATGGCACTTTTTCACCCCGtaattgtttcatttttttctattcAAGACTGACATGGCAACGACAACTGGAAACTCTCGCACAGCCTTATCAATTTGCATGGGTTTAGTGTCGCCATCCCCTATTGTTGCACTAACGTTTTCTTCGACTCATTTCTGCCTAAAACTTGCAgcgagtggaaccaccttcccccc
This genomic window from Dermacentor albipictus isolate Rhodes 1998 colony chromosome 9, USDA_Dalb.pri_finalv2, whole genome shotgun sequence contains:
- the LOC139050088 gene encoding neprilysin-1-like, with the translated sequence MIHGFDNSGKKFDEDGRLRNWWSNSTQKQFEKKAECFIRQYSSVFSGLANKTLNGVNTLGENIADNGGFRMAFRTLDQHLKAFKTPDVRLPGLERYSSKQLFFISSAFVWCGSLRPDALRLQIEYDPHSPRRQRINVSLRNMKSFTSVFRCEEKGKMQFKAKSNETCVLW